From the Sphingobium yanoikuyae genome, the window CCGCTGGCGAGCACGACGAGCTTGCCGGAGCGATCGCCCTTCGGGAAGGGCTTGGCGCCCCAGCTGGGCGATCCGCCGACCGACCGGGGAATGACCCAGATCTGGAACAGGGTGGTGGTCTCGTCCTCCAGATTATATTCGGCGTGGCGGATACCGGTGCCGGCCGACATCACCTGGACGTCGCCCGCCTCGGTGCGGCCCTTGTTGCCCAGGCTGTCCTGGTGGGTGATCGCGCCGGTGCGGACATAGGTGATGATCTCCATGTCGCTGTGCGGGTGCGGCGGAAAGCCCGAGCGCGGACCGATCTCGTCGTCGTTCCATACCCGGATCGCGCCCCAGCCCATGCGGGCGGGATCATAGTAATTGGCGAAGGAAAAATGATGCCGTGCGTTCAGCCAGCCATGGTCGGCATGGCCGAGCGACGCGAACGGGCGGCGCTCGATGCGGCTCGCGGTTGTCGTGCTCATGGGGTCTGCCTTTCGATTGCGATGCCGGATGCTTCCGGCTTGCTTTCCGACAATCTAGCGATCAGGTTCGTTTCTTGAATAAGCAGTGTTGAAACGGATTGTTTCCCTATGCGCCTACCTGATTTCGAGGCCTGGGCGATGTTTGCCGCCGTGGTCGAACATCGCAGCTTTACCGACGCGGCCAAGGCGCTCAGCGTCTCCAAGGCCACCGTGTCCAAGGCGGTGACCCGCCTGGAGCAGCATCTCGACACCAGCCTGTTCAGCCGCACCAGCCGCCGCCTGGCGCTGACCGAGAGCGGCCGGCGCCTTGCCGATCATGCCCAGCGCATCCTGGCCGAAGGGCAGGCGGCGGAGGAGGCTGCGCGCGACGAGACCGCCGAACTCTCCGGCACGGTGCGGCTTGGCGCGCCGATGAATTTCGGCCTGCTGCGGATCGCGCCGCTGATCGCGCAGTTCACCAAGGAAAATCCGCTGGTCGATGTCGACCTGCATCTGTCCGATGCCAAGATCGACATCGTCGAACTCGGCCTCGACGCCACCATCCGCATCGCCGACATGCCCGACAGTTCGCTGCGCGCGCGCCGGCTGGCCGACGTCCATATGCATGTCGTCGCCTCGCCCGCCTATCTGGCCGAGCGCGGCCGTCCGACCCATCCATCCGACCTCGGCAGCCATGACTGCCTTTGCTATTCCAACGTCACCGCGCCCGATGTCTGGCGCTTCACCGGGCCGGGGCAGCAGAATGTGACGGTGCAGGTCCGTCCGCGCATCACCGTCAACAGCGGCGAGGCGATGATGCCCGCGCTGCGGCTTGGCGTCGGCATTGCCCGTCTGCCCGATTTCATCGTCGGAGACGCGATCCGTTCGGGCGAGCTGGAGGAGATTTTGCTCGACTGGCGGCCGCCGCCCTTCGGCCTGCATCTGGTGACGCCGCCCTCGCGCCTGCGGCCGGCACGGGTGGAGGCGCTGCTCGACTTCCTGACCCGCCACCATGGTTGCTGAGGCTGGTTTACGAAGTGCAAATTTCCGCCTTGTGAGCGGCGCAGATCGCCGGCGCGAAAGGCGGAACCAGGGCAGGACTTTGCTCGTTTCGTCCCGTAATCCAGCTTGACTCGATAGGGATCGTTACGGGGTCAACGCTTTGTAAATAGATTCGTTTTTATACGACTCGCGGATTCCTGCGGGTTAGCGAAAAATTAACCTTTGTCCTTCAGAAGTTTTTTGGTTAATGATTGCGAGCAGAAACCGTTCTGGTGGGGTGAACGGACCTGCGACACGAAGGGGCTTCCAATGCGCGTGCTGCTGATTGAGGACGAACCGACCACCGCCAAGGCGATCGAGCTTATGCTCACGACCGAGGGCTTCAACGTCTACACCACCGATCTCGGGGAAGAGGGCCTCGATCTCGGCAAGCTGTACGACTATGACATCATCTGTCTCGACCTGAACCTGCCCGACATGCACGGCTATGACGTGCTGAAAAAGCTGCGGGCGGCACGGGTGCAGACCCCGGTGCTGATCCTGTCGGGCGTCGCCGAAATGGACTCCAAGGTCCGTTCCTTCGGCTTCGGCGCCGACGATTATGTCACCAAGCCGTTCCATCGCGAGGAACTGATTGCGCGCATCCACGCCGTGGTCCGCCGCTCGAAGGGCCATTCGCAGTCGGTCATCCGCACCGGCAAGCTGGCCGTGAACCTCGACGCGAAGACCGTGGAAGTGGACGGCAACCGCGTCCATCTGACCGGCAAGGAATATGCGATGCTGGAGCTGCTCTCGCTCCGCAAGGGCACGACCCTCACCAAGGAGATGTTCCTCAACCATCTCTATGGCGGCATGGACGAGCCCGAACTCAAGATCATCGACGTGTTCATCTGCAAGCTGCGCAAGA encodes:
- a CDS encoding pirin family protein; the protein is MSTTTASRIERRPFASLGHADHGWLNARHHFSFANYYDPARMGWGAIRVWNDDEIGPRSGFPPHPHSDMEIITYVRTGAITHQDSLGNKGRTEAGDVQVMSAGTGIRHAEYNLEDETTTLFQIWVIPRSVGGSPSWGAKPFPKGDRSGKLVVLASGHDEDKEALRIRADARLLGGTIKAGDSVTYEAGEGRHLYLVPATGRIEIDGQAFEVRDGAAIIGGAPITITAVEDSEIVLVDSE
- a CDS encoding LysR family transcriptional regulator — encoded protein: MRLPDFEAWAMFAAVVEHRSFTDAAKALSVSKATVSKAVTRLEQHLDTSLFSRTSRRLALTESGRRLADHAQRILAEGQAAEEAARDETAELSGTVRLGAPMNFGLLRIAPLIAQFTKENPLVDVDLHLSDAKIDIVELGLDATIRIADMPDSSLRARRLADVHMHVVASPAYLAERGRPTHPSDLGSHDCLCYSNVTAPDVWRFTGPGQQNVTVQVRPRITVNSGEAMMPALRLGVGIARLPDFIVGDAIRSGELEEILLDWRPPPFGLHLVTPPSRLRPARVEALLDFLTRHHGC
- the ctrA gene encoding response regulator transcription factor CtrA; the encoded protein is MRVLLIEDEPTTAKAIELMLTTEGFNVYTTDLGEEGLDLGKLYDYDIICLDLNLPDMHGYDVLKKLRAARVQTPVLILSGVAEMDSKVRSFGFGADDYVTKPFHREELIARIHAVVRRSKGHSQSVIRTGKLAVNLDAKTVEVDGNRVHLTGKEYAMLELLSLRKGTTLTKEMFLNHLYGGMDEPELKIIDVFICKLRKKLALACGGDNYIETVWGRGYVLRDPDEVEALEARVA